Proteins encoded within one genomic window of Brachybacterium muris:
- a CDS encoding substrate-binding domain-containing protein: MARPTIRDVAARAGVSLGTASRALSGNGSVRPATREAVLQAAKDLDYRVNSLARSLRSNHTASIGLLIPDVRNPYFSQLAHVVEQSALEHGVTTLLCNADERPEQMAMYVDVLRERRVDGVIVSPFADAEQALAGLDDDAIPTVFIDRRIPDSPTPSVTSDTGSALDEAIALMSRLGHRRVGFITGPRTTSTGIERIEQVAAAADHHGVEVEWQEGDFHPESGHRAATSLLGSGMRAILASDAQTTEGALSAIVEQGVTLGEGLHFIGFDGTPATALIRPSLTYVRQQVQEMAATAVDLLVRLRAGEIVTSVRLPSTLVLGGSARPAADHLTEERSCA, from the coding sequence GTGGCCAGGCCGACCATTCGTGACGTCGCTGCCCGTGCCGGGGTGTCCCTCGGCACCGCGTCTCGAGCCCTCAGCGGGAACGGTTCCGTTCGCCCGGCCACGCGCGAGGCCGTGCTCCAAGCCGCCAAGGACCTGGACTACAGGGTCAACTCCCTCGCTCGATCACTGCGTTCGAACCACACGGCGAGCATCGGCCTGCTGATCCCCGATGTGCGCAACCCCTACTTCTCCCAGCTGGCGCACGTGGTCGAGCAGAGCGCGCTCGAGCACGGTGTCACCACCCTCCTGTGCAACGCGGACGAGCGCCCGGAACAGATGGCCATGTACGTCGACGTGCTGCGCGAGCGCCGCGTGGACGGCGTCATCGTCTCCCCCTTCGCCGATGCAGAGCAGGCCCTGGCTGGCCTTGATGACGACGCGATCCCCACCGTCTTCATCGACAGGCGGATCCCCGACTCCCCCACCCCATCGGTCACCAGCGATACCGGCTCGGCACTCGACGAGGCGATCGCCCTCATGTCCCGGCTGGGGCACCGCAGGGTCGGCTTCATCACCGGTCCTCGCACGACATCGACCGGTATCGAACGCATCGAACAGGTTGCCGCCGCTGCGGATCACCACGGTGTGGAGGTCGAATGGCAGGAGGGAGACTTCCACCCCGAGTCCGGCCACCGCGCCGCCACCTCCCTACTCGGGAGCGGCATGCGCGCGATCCTCGCCAGCGACGCCCAGACCACCGAAGGTGCTCTGAGCGCGATCGTCGAGCAGGGCGTCACTCTCGGTGAGGGCCTCCATTTCATTGGCTTCGACGGCACACCCGCCACCGCACTGATCCGTCCGTCGCTCACGTACGTGCGCCAGCAGGTCCAGGAGATGGCTGCGACCGCTGTCGATCTGCTCGTACGTCTGCGAGCAGGGGAGATCGTCACGTCGGTCCGGCTTCCCAGCACACTCGTCCTCGGCGGCTCCGCCCGGCCCGCCGCCGATCACCTCACAGAAGAGAGGTCCTGCGCATGA
- a CDS encoding helicase-related protein, with amino-acid sequence MTEATADETLTLATLRAGQRLRGLVPGQTVTLIAIDPIDAGLFEVFYRDDSGRSGARAITDADVARFEIAGDFDSAPAYDADPDEFRLAAEALRIKYAALYDPMVAVNSSDVDPLPHQIRAVYEELLPRIPLRFLLADDPGAGKTIMAGLYVKELILRSDCERAIIVAPGGLVEQWREELSQKFDLRFEVFGRQMVDDAQGRNVFAEHPFLIARMDQLSRSEDLIEQLGEVTWDVAVVDEAHRMSAHYSSWAGEVDETKRFKLGRLLSETAHNFLLMTATPHAGKEEDFQLFMSLLDRDRFEGQYRQGVHRTDTHGLMRRMVKEDLLTFEGKPLFPERKAYTVEYELSPAERELYELVTDYVRTEMGRAERIAQAGDKKRGNNVGFALTVLQRRLASSPEAILRSLERRQQRLDTKLRDMQRVTETARLTGAVAQLPIDDAALPAFSIEDFEDFDEETTDEERAQFEEQADQVVDLATAAQTIPELRAEIAILEDLIKVARRVRLQDDDKKWVQLRTILDEQLLTHDGSGDARKIIIFTEHRDTLDYLHAKITAQFGRADSVITIHGGTRREDRKLARERFTHNPDTVVLLATDAAGEGLNLQRAHLMVNYDLPWNPNRIEQRFGRIHRIGQREVCHLWNMVARDTREGDVFTRLLAKIDQMSIAYNGNLFNVLGDADAFQERSLRDLLIEAIRYGDQPQVKAKLDRIIDAGVSHGLDEMLAERALHPEMFSALNLDEVRARMEKARERRLQPGYIAAFFIPALTRLGGRIRKREKGRYEITRVPARVIDTARRINRWAPVAEQYERITFELAHMHPDGLADASLIAPGHPLLHAVIEATIDDLGPTLKQGTVLVDRRTKQTDAPMLMFSVEQRIENTATDADTVSHHFDYPLLEQDGTVTVSAAPPYLDYDRPEPGEAEAITEIVSSDWARQNHEKLVRAWAYREGLQPRMDEIKARLDIETARARAQVKDRLLAEINHWDREHNRLEALERAGTVGRLRAETALVRARQLDERLNHRLEQLDEATNLVAVPAVIRGAALVIPGDLLATDDAPAPQTFARQTEEVERRAVDAVLAAERALGRTPVEMPRNNPGYDIQSTDTQGFVHYIEAKGRIEGSDTFTITTNEITFAQTQGDRHRLALVEVSTSGLEQDQLRYVSDAFAHLEPSATTRSYNEVWRDYWERGGPPR; translated from the coding sequence GTGACAGAAGCAACAGCCGATGAGACGTTGACGCTCGCGACGCTGCGCGCGGGCCAGCGCCTCCGAGGCCTCGTGCCGGGCCAGACCGTCACCTTGATCGCCATCGACCCCATCGACGCTGGCCTGTTCGAGGTCTTCTACCGTGACGATTCCGGCCGCAGCGGCGCTCGCGCGATCACCGACGCCGACGTGGCGCGCTTCGAGATCGCGGGCGACTTCGACTCTGCTCCGGCCTACGATGCAGACCCGGACGAGTTCCGGCTCGCGGCCGAGGCGCTGCGGATCAAGTACGCCGCACTGTATGACCCGATGGTCGCGGTCAACAGTTCCGACGTTGACCCGCTGCCGCACCAGATTCGCGCGGTCTACGAAGAGCTGCTGCCGCGCATCCCGCTGCGGTTCCTGCTCGCGGACGACCCCGGCGCGGGCAAGACGATCATGGCCGGCCTGTACGTGAAGGAGCTGATCCTGCGCTCGGACTGCGAGCGAGCGATCATCGTTGCCCCTGGTGGTCTGGTTGAGCAGTGGCGTGAGGAGCTATCGCAGAAGTTCGACCTGCGCTTCGAGGTTTTCGGCCGCCAGATGGTCGATGACGCCCAGGGCCGCAACGTCTTCGCGGAGCACCCTTTCCTGATCGCCCGCATGGACCAGCTCTCACGCAGCGAAGACCTGATCGAGCAGCTCGGCGAGGTCACCTGGGATGTCGCGGTCGTGGACGAGGCCCATCGCATGTCGGCGCACTACTCGTCCTGGGCGGGCGAGGTCGATGAGACCAAGCGGTTCAAGCTCGGACGTCTGCTGTCGGAGACTGCGCACAACTTCCTTTTGATGACCGCGACCCCGCACGCGGGCAAGGAAGAGGACTTCCAGCTGTTCATGTCGCTGCTGGACCGTGATCGTTTCGAGGGCCAGTACCGGCAGGGCGTGCACCGCACCGACACCCACGGCCTGATGCGCCGCATGGTGAAGGAAGACCTGCTCACGTTCGAGGGCAAGCCACTGTTCCCCGAACGCAAGGCCTACACCGTCGAGTACGAGCTCAGCCCCGCCGAGCGGGAACTTTACGAGCTGGTCACTGACTACGTCCGCACCGAGATGGGACGAGCCGAGCGGATCGCTCAGGCGGGCGACAAGAAGCGCGGCAACAACGTCGGCTTCGCGCTCACCGTGCTTCAGCGACGCCTGGCGTCCAGCCCGGAAGCGATCCTGCGATCGCTGGAACGACGCCAACAGCGCCTCGACACGAAGCTTCGGGACATGCAGCGTGTCACCGAGACGGCCCGCTTGACCGGTGCGGTCGCCCAGCTACCTATCGACGATGCGGCTCTCCCGGCGTTCTCGATTGAAGACTTCGAGGACTTCGACGAGGAGACCACCGACGAAGAACGCGCCCAGTTCGAGGAACAAGCCGACCAAGTTGTCGATCTCGCGACTGCGGCGCAGACGATCCCTGAGTTGCGGGCTGAGATCGCGATCCTCGAAGACCTCATCAAGGTCGCCCGTCGCGTCAGGCTGCAGGACGACGATAAGAAGTGGGTGCAGCTGCGCACCATCCTCGACGAGCAACTCCTGACCCACGACGGTTCCGGCGACGCCCGCAAGATCATCATCTTCACCGAGCACCGCGACACGCTCGACTACCTGCACGCCAAGATCACCGCACAGTTCGGGCGCGCGGACTCGGTCATCACGATCCACGGCGGCACCCGCCGAGAGGATCGCAAGCTCGCCCGTGAGCGCTTCACCCACAACCCCGACACCGTGGTCCTGCTCGCCACCGACGCTGCCGGTGAAGGGTTGAACCTTCAACGCGCACACCTGATGGTCAACTACGACCTGCCGTGGAACCCGAACCGCATCGAGCAGCGCTTCGGCCGCATCCACCGCATCGGCCAGCGCGAGGTCTGCCACCTGTGGAACATGGTCGCGAGAGACACCCGCGAGGGCGACGTGTTCACCCGGCTGCTGGCGAAGATCGACCAGATGTCGATCGCCTACAACGGCAACCTGTTCAACGTGCTCGGCGACGCCGACGCCTTCCAGGAACGCTCACTGCGCGACCTGCTGATCGAAGCGATCCGCTACGGCGACCAGCCCCAGGTCAAGGCCAAGCTCGACCGCATCATCGACGCCGGAGTCTCACACGGACTCGATGAGATGCTCGCCGAACGAGCGCTCCACCCCGAGATGTTCTCCGCGCTCAACCTCGACGAAGTCCGGGCACGGATGGAGAAGGCCCGCGAACGCCGACTCCAGCCCGGCTACATCGCCGCCTTCTTCATCCCCGCGCTCACACGCCTCGGCGGACGCATCCGCAAGCGCGAGAAGGGCCGCTACGAGATTACCCGCGTTCCCGCCCGCGTGATCGACACCGCGCGTCGCATCAACCGGTGGGCACCCGTCGCTGAACAGTACGAGCGCATCACCTTCGAGCTCGCGCATATGCATCCCGACGGACTCGCCGACGCCTCCCTCATCGCACCCGGGCACCCGCTGCTACACGCCGTGATCGAAGCCACCATCGACGACCTCGGCCCCACCCTCAAGCAAGGCACCGTGCTCGTTGACCGCCGCACCAAGCAGACCGACGCACCGATGCTGATGTTCAGCGTCGAGCAGCGCATCGAGAACACCGCAACTGACGCCGACACCGTCTCCCACCATTTCGACTACCCGCTACTCGAACAGGACGGCACCGTCACCGTCTCGGCAGCCCCGCCGTACCTCGACTACGACCGCCCCGAACCCGGCGAAGCCGAGGCCATCACCGAGATCGTCAGCAGTGACTGGGCGCGGCAGAACCACGAGAAACTCGTGCGCGCCTGGGCCTACCGTGAAGGGCTCCAGCCCCGGATGGACGAGATCAAGGCCCGACTCGACATCGAAACCGCACGGGCCCGGGCGCAGGTGAAAGACCGGCTGCTGGCCGAGATCAACCACTGGGATCGCGAGCACAACCGACTCGAAGCACTCGAGCGCGCAGGAACCGTCGGCCGACTCCGCGCCGAGACCGCACTCGTCCGCGCACGCCAGCTCGACGAGCGCCTGAACCACCGGCTCGAACAGCTCGACGAGGCCACCAACCTCGTCGCCGTACCCGCAGTCATCCGAGGCGCAGCGCTCGTCATCCCCGGCGACCTCCTCGCCACCGACGATGCCCCCGCGCCGCAGACTTTCGCTCGCCAGACCGAGGAAGTCGAACGCAGAGCCGTTGACGCCGTCCTCGCTGCTGAGCGTGCGCTCGGACGCACTCCGGTTGAGATGCCGCGCAACAACCCCGGCTACGACATCCAATCCACCGACACTCAAGGCTTCGTCCACTACATCGAGGCCAAGGGACGCATCGAGGGCTCCGACACCTTCACCATCACCACCAACGAGATCACCTTCGCCCAGACCCAGGGAGACCGGCACCGACTCGCCCTGGTCGAAGTATCGACCAGCGGCCTGGAGCAGGACCAACTGCGCTACGTCTCCGACGCATTTGCGCACCTCGAACCATCCGCGACCACCCGCTCCTACAACGAGGTCTGGCGCGACTACTGGGAACGCGGAGGACCACCGCGATGA
- a CDS encoding glutamate-5-semialdehyde dehydrogenase, with amino-acid sequence MNSSPTTSSASSTHGIPGPPGTPGTEGEEALSPVERAVREAARAAKGAQPALARLHRDRKDAVLLAMAEALVDSAPQIVQANARDLEAADAAGMAAGLCDRLALTTERVGAIAQQLRDAAALPDPIGEVMQGSILRNGLELRQLRVPLGVIGMVYEARPNVTVDAAGLALKSGNAVVLRGGSAALHSNTALIEVLREVLAAHDLPVDLVVGMDEHGREGVDALMRARGLVDVLIPRGGAGLIQHVVTHSVVPVIETGTGNTHVFLDATADLDQAVDIITNAKTQRIGVCNALETLLVHRDVAERALPLVAAPLIEAGVTLHVDDAARAALSVEGPGARADASIVDATEEDWDTEYLSLDLAVKVVDDLDEALAHIRAHSTGHTESILTRDLVSQQRFLAEVDSAVVMANASTRFSDGGEFGFGAEIGISTQKLHARGPMGLTELTCGKWIVVGQGHVRP; translated from the coding sequence ATGAACTCGAGCCCCACGACGAGCAGCGCCTCCAGCACTCACGGGATCCCCGGGCCCCCCGGCACCCCTGGCACCGAGGGTGAGGAGGCCCTGAGCCCCGTCGAGCGGGCCGTGCGCGAGGCCGCCCGTGCGGCGAAGGGCGCCCAGCCGGCACTTGCGCGCCTGCACCGCGACCGCAAGGACGCGGTACTGCTGGCCATGGCCGAGGCCCTCGTCGACAGCGCGCCGCAGATCGTCCAGGCCAACGCGCGGGACCTCGAGGCGGCCGATGCCGCCGGCATGGCGGCCGGCCTGTGCGATCGTCTCGCCCTCACCACTGAGCGGGTAGGAGCGATCGCCCAGCAGCTGCGCGATGCCGCTGCCCTGCCCGACCCGATCGGGGAGGTGATGCAGGGATCGATCCTGCGCAACGGTCTCGAGCTGCGGCAGCTGCGGGTGCCGCTGGGCGTGATCGGGATGGTCTACGAGGCGCGCCCCAACGTGACCGTGGATGCCGCCGGTCTCGCGCTGAAGTCAGGCAATGCGGTGGTGCTGCGCGGTGGCTCCGCAGCACTGCACTCCAACACCGCCCTGATCGAGGTGCTGCGGGAAGTGCTCGCCGCCCACGACCTGCCCGTGGACCTGGTAGTCGGGATGGACGAGCACGGCCGTGAGGGCGTGGACGCCCTGATGCGCGCCCGGGGCCTGGTGGACGTGCTGATCCCGCGTGGGGGAGCGGGCCTCATCCAGCACGTGGTCACCCACTCCGTGGTGCCCGTGATCGAGACCGGCACCGGCAACACCCATGTATTCCTCGACGCCACCGCTGATCTGGACCAGGCCGTCGATATCATCACCAACGCCAAGACCCAGCGGATCGGGGTGTGCAACGCACTGGAGACCCTGCTGGTGCACCGCGACGTCGCCGAGCGGGCCCTGCCGCTGGTCGCGGCACCCCTGATCGAGGCCGGTGTGACCCTGCACGTGGACGACGCCGCCCGGGCGGCGCTGTCGGTGGAAGGACCCGGGGCCCGCGCCGACGCCTCGATCGTGGATGCCACCGAGGAGGACTGGGACACCGAGTACCTGTCCCTGGACCTCGCGGTGAAGGTGGTGGATGACCTCGATGAGGCTCTCGCCCACATCCGTGCCCACTCCACCGGCCACACCGAGTCGATCCTCACCCGCGATCTGGTCAGTCAGCAGCGGTTCCTGGCGGAGGTGGACTCCGCGGTGGTGATGGCCAACGCCTCCACGCGGTTCTCCGACGGCGGCGAGTTCGGCTTCGGTGCGGAGATCGGCATCTCCACCCAGAAGCTCCATGCCCGGGGCCCGATGGGGCTGACCGAGCTCACCTGCGGCAAGTGGATCGTGGTGGGGCAGGGGCATGTTCGTCCCTGA
- a CDS encoding sugar ABC transporter ATP-binding protein: protein MTAPLLRLDHVTKTFGPVTVIDDVSVDVLPGRVQVLLGENGAGKSTLIKMMSGIYQPDGGRILIDGNETHLPTVKAAEAHGIATIHQELNLVPQLSVAENIMLGRTPQKLGLVDRSSLRRHASAALERIGLRVPLDRPVGTLGVAKQQLVEIAKALSQQARILILDEPTAALTGTEIDQLFSVVEDLRADQVGMVFISHHLDEIARIGDTVTVLRDGQFVQEVPADTPENELIRLMVGRDIEDQFPRRAPEQPGDVLLSVEGLSSEGHFEDVSFEVRAGEVLGIAGLVGAGRTEVLRAVFGADRYDRGTVAVEGDQLPPGDVGAAIEAGLGLVPEDRKAQGLVLEHSVQDNTCLATFRHHARAGLVDRAGEKRRADDVTSRLNVRMAGLGQPIRNLSGGNQQKVVFGRWVLADTRILLLDEPTRGVDVGAKVEIYELINAITDNGGAVLMVSSELPEALGMSDRLLVMSAGRATGVLESNTASEDDVMALAVSNIEPAQTISSEGEAA, encoded by the coding sequence ATGACCGCCCCCTTGCTCCGACTGGACCACGTCACTAAGACGTTCGGGCCTGTCACCGTGATCGATGACGTGAGCGTCGATGTCCTCCCCGGCCGCGTGCAGGTGCTGCTCGGTGAGAACGGTGCAGGGAAGTCCACACTCATTAAGATGATGTCGGGCATCTACCAGCCCGATGGTGGGCGCATCCTGATCGACGGCAACGAGACCCATCTCCCCACGGTCAAGGCTGCCGAAGCCCACGGCATCGCCACGATCCACCAGGAGCTGAACCTGGTCCCTCAGCTCAGCGTGGCCGAGAACATCATGCTCGGCAGGACCCCGCAGAAGCTCGGGCTCGTGGACCGCTCCTCTCTGCGTCGCCACGCCTCCGCTGCGCTTGAGCGCATCGGCCTGCGGGTCCCCCTGGACCGCCCGGTGGGAACCCTGGGGGTCGCCAAGCAGCAGCTCGTCGAGATCGCCAAGGCCCTCTCCCAGCAGGCCCGCATACTGATCCTCGACGAGCCCACCGCGGCCCTCACCGGAACGGAGATCGACCAGCTGTTCTCCGTGGTCGAGGATCTGCGGGCCGACCAGGTGGGAATGGTGTTCATCTCCCACCACCTCGACGAGATCGCACGGATCGGCGACACCGTCACCGTGCTGCGCGACGGCCAGTTCGTGCAGGAGGTCCCCGCAGACACTCCGGAGAACGAGCTGATCCGACTGATGGTGGGCCGCGACATCGAGGACCAGTTCCCCCGCCGCGCCCCCGAACAGCCCGGCGACGTGCTGCTCTCCGTGGAGGGTCTGAGCAGCGAAGGGCACTTCGAGGACGTCTCCTTCGAGGTGCGCGCCGGTGAGGTGCTGGGCATAGCCGGGCTGGTGGGCGCCGGCCGCACCGAGGTGCTGCGAGCCGTCTTCGGTGCTGACCGCTACGACCGCGGCACCGTCGCCGTCGAGGGCGATCAGTTGCCACCCGGGGACGTGGGTGCTGCGATCGAAGCGGGACTGGGCCTGGTCCCCGAGGACCGCAAGGCCCAGGGCCTGGTGCTCGAGCACTCGGTGCAGGACAACACGTGCCTGGCGACATTCCGCCATCACGCCCGCGCAGGGCTCGTGGATCGGGCCGGCGAGAAGCGACGGGCCGATGACGTCACCTCCCGGCTGAACGTGCGGATGGCCGGTCTCGGCCAGCCCATCCGCAACCTCTCGGGCGGCAACCAGCAGAAGGTCGTCTTCGGGCGCTGGGTACTGGCCGACACCCGCATCCTGCTGCTGGACGAGCCCACCCGCGGCGTCGACGTCGGCGCAAAGGTCGAGATCTACGAGCTGATCAACGCCATCACCGACAACGGCGGGGCAGTGCTCATGGTCTCGAGTGAACTGCCCGAGGCGCTGGGCATGAGCGATCGTCTCCTGGTGATGAGCGCTGGCCGCGCCACCGGCGTTCTCGAGTCCAACACCGCCTCGGAGGACGACGTCATGGCCCTGGCCGTCTCCAACATCGAACCCGCCCAGACCATCTCCTCGGAAGGAGAAGCGGCATGA
- the nadD gene encoding nicotinate-nucleotide adenylyltransferase has translation MEQHRRRIGVMGGTFDPIHHGHLVAASEVQSVFGLDEVVFVPTGRPWQKSDREISDPEHRYLMTVVATAANPVFTVSRVDVDRPGATYTIDTLRDLRTQHPDADLFFITGADALQSILTWKDNQEIFELAHFVGVTRPGHELATEGLPADGVTLIEVPAMAISSTDCRTRVAAGQPVWYLVPDGVVQYINKYALYTGGDGIV, from the coding sequence GTGGAGCAGCACCGGCGCCGGATCGGCGTGATGGGCGGGACCTTCGATCCCATCCATCACGGCCACCTCGTGGCCGCCAGCGAGGTCCAGAGCGTGTTCGGCCTGGACGAGGTGGTGTTCGTGCCCACCGGTCGTCCGTGGCAGAAGTCCGATCGCGAGATCTCGGACCCGGAGCACCGCTACCTGATGACCGTGGTGGCCACCGCCGCGAACCCCGTGTTCACGGTGTCGCGGGTGGACGTGGACCGGCCCGGGGCCACCTACACCATCGACACCCTGCGCGACCTGCGCACCCAGCACCCCGATGCCGACCTGTTCTTCATCACCGGTGCCGACGCCCTGCAGTCCATCCTCACCTGGAAGGACAACCAGGAGATCTTCGAGCTGGCGCACTTCGTGGGCGTCACCCGGCCGGGCCACGAGCTTGCCACCGAGGGGTTGCCCGCGGACGGCGTGACGCTGATCGAGGTGCCCGCCATGGCGATCAGCTCCACCGACTGTCGCACCCGAGTCGCCGCAGGTCAGCCCGTGTGGTACCTGGTGCCGGACGGTGTGGTGCAGTACATCAACAAGTACGCCCTGTACACAGGAGGTGACGGCATTGTCTGA
- the rsfS gene encoding ribosome silencing factor, giving the protein MSAPDESLDLARVAGRAAADKLANEVIGLDVSEQVVITDVFLVCSGDSERQVSAIVDGVEEALLKERRRKPLRREGERDARWVLLDYGDIVVHVQHAEDRAFYALERLWRDAPVIDLQLDQAATVESTSDPQ; this is encoded by the coding sequence GTGAGTGCCCCCGACGAATCCCTCGACCTCGCCCGCGTGGCCGGCCGGGCCGCCGCCGACAAGCTCGCCAACGAAGTGATCGGCCTGGACGTCTCCGAGCAGGTCGTCATCACCGACGTGTTCCTGGTGTGCTCCGGCGACTCCGAGCGCCAGGTGTCCGCCATCGTCGACGGCGTGGAGGAGGCACTGCTGAAGGAGCGCCGCCGAAAGCCCCTGCGCCGCGAGGGTGAGCGCGATGCCCGCTGGGTGCTGCTGGATTACGGGGACATCGTGGTGCACGTGCAGCACGCCGAGGACCGCGCCTTCTACGCGCTGGAGCGGCTGTGGCGCGACGCCCCCGTGATCGACCTGCAGCTGGACCAGGCGGCCACGGTCGAGAGCACCTCGGATCCCCAGTGA
- a CDS encoding helix-turn-helix domain-containing protein: protein MAEPWLSADDIAAHLGVTKDTVYTWIAEKAMPAHKVGRLWKFQASEIDDWVRRGGAAADSDPSPPG, encoded by the coding sequence GTGGCTGAGCCGTGGCTGTCCGCAGACGACATCGCCGCCCACCTCGGGGTCACCAAAGACACCGTCTACACCTGGATCGCCGAGAAGGCCATGCCCGCCCACAAGGTCGGCCGCCTCTGGAAGTTCCAAGCCAGCGAGATCGACGACTGGGTGCGCCGCGGCGGCGCGGCCGCCGACTCTGACCCATCCCCGCCAGGGTGA
- a CDS encoding histidine phosphatase family protein, with product MSSITAGMNGHVRTRLILARHGQTDYNREARLQGQVDIPLNAVGRKQARALAAAMVEQEPDVIVSSPLTRAHETALEVGKACGIDVVVDEAFLERGFGPWEGLRGEEIRSRWPQEHALWREHRSVPGLGIEDRPDVARRVADRCHQLVAENTGMTVLVVGHGAATTLGITELLGLNTDTFRGIGGLQNCHRSVLEPLYSDPTGERMRLVSHNIAPDFI from the coding sequence GTGAGCTCGATCACCGCCGGCATGAACGGCCACGTGCGCACACGGCTGATCCTGGCCCGCCACGGGCAGACGGACTACAACCGCGAGGCCCGCCTCCAGGGCCAGGTCGACATCCCCCTGAACGCCGTGGGCCGCAAGCAGGCCAGGGCCCTGGCCGCCGCGATGGTCGAGCAGGAGCCGGACGTCATCGTCTCCTCCCCGCTCACGCGCGCCCACGAGACGGCCCTCGAGGTCGGGAAGGCCTGCGGCATCGACGTGGTCGTCGACGAGGCCTTCCTGGAGCGCGGCTTCGGGCCGTGGGAAGGACTGCGCGGCGAGGAGATCCGCAGCCGCTGGCCCCAGGAGCACGCCCTGTGGCGCGAGCACCGCTCGGTGCCAGGGCTGGGCATCGAGGACCGACCGGACGTGGCCCGTCGCGTGGCCGACCGCTGCCACCAGCTGGTGGCCGAGAACACCGGCATGACCGTGCTGGTGGTGGGCCACGGCGCCGCCACCACCCTGGGTATCACCGAGCTGCTGGGCCTGAACACCGACACCTTCCGCGGCATCGGCGGCCTGCAGAACTGCCACCGATCCGTGCTCGAGCCGCTCTACTCCGACCCCACCGGGGAGCGCATGAGGCTGGTGTCACACAACATCGCCCCTGATTTCATCTGA
- a CDS encoding ABC transporter permease subunit produces MTATAQTTSPTRRSTLSKVGHWAMNNGALVGLILLCIGLFIATPAFLTIPNIINIGIQAAVVAILAFGMTFVIVTAGIDLSVGSVAALGAMVSAYSFASLNLPGILTVVVGLGVGMLAGSISGLAIAYGKLPAFIATLAMMSIARGLTLVVSNGTPIDTSDTVNIFGSRVAGIPVPIFAMALAGVVCWFILSRTVLGRSMYAVGGNIEAARLSGIPVKRVLVWVYALSGLFAGLAGLVLAGRLRSAGPQAGSGYELDAIAAVVIGGASLAGGSGRATGTLIGAILLAVIRNGLNILNVSSFWQQVVIGCVIALAVGFDVFRRKTDS; encoded by the coding sequence ATGACCGCCACTGCCCAGACCACCTCGCCCACCCGGCGCTCGACCCTCTCGAAGGTCGGCCACTGGGCGATGAACAACGGTGCACTGGTGGGGCTGATCCTGCTGTGCATCGGTCTGTTCATCGCCACTCCGGCCTTCCTGACGATCCCGAACATCATCAACATCGGGATCCAGGCTGCCGTGGTCGCGATCCTCGCCTTCGGAATGACCTTCGTCATCGTCACCGCCGGGATCGACCTGTCCGTGGGGTCCGTCGCAGCTCTGGGTGCGATGGTCTCCGCCTACTCCTTCGCCTCTCTGAACCTCCCCGGGATCCTCACCGTGGTGGTCGGACTCGGGGTGGGCATGCTGGCCGGTTCGATCTCCGGTCTCGCGATCGCCTACGGCAAGCTGCCCGCCTTCATCGCCACACTCGCCATGATGTCCATCGCCCGCGGCCTGACCCTGGTGGTCTCCAACGGCACCCCCATCGATACGTCGGACACGGTCAACATCTTCGGGAGCCGCGTGGCCGGCATTCCCGTGCCGATCTTCGCGATGGCACTGGCGGGAGTTGTGTGCTGGTTCATCCTCTCGCGGACCGTCCTGGGACGCTCCATGTACGCCGTGGGCGGGAACATCGAGGCCGCCCGACTCTCAGGCATCCCCGTCAAGCGCGTCCTGGTGTGGGTCTACGCCCTGTCCGGTCTGTTCGCAGGCCTCGCAGGACTGGTGCTTGCTGGGCGCCTGCGCTCTGCAGGGCCTCAGGCCGGCTCCGGCTACGAGCTCGACGCGATCGCTGCCGTGGTCATCGGCGGCGCCTCCCTGGCCGGCGGCTCCGGCAGGGCGACCGGCACCCTCATCGGCGCCATCCTTCTGGCGGTCATCCGTAACGGTCTGAACATCCTGAACGTCTCCTCGTTCTGGCAGCAGGTCGTGATCGGCTGCGTGATCGCACTAGCCGTCGGCTTCGACGTCTTCCGCCGCAAGACCGACTCCTGA